Sequence from the Longibacter salinarum genome:
CGTTCAATCTACCATGAACTTCGTTGAAATCGCTGGGATTAGCATCAATCTCGACCACGTGGTTTTCATCCGAGAGGAAGATCACGCTCAGCTTGGTCAGGTGATCGCGATTCACTTTGCTCACCCGGAGCGTGACCCATTGCGTCTTTCCGCAGAACACTACGACGAGCTTCGTCGCCTCCTTCAGGCCCCGGTGGGTAAAACGTAAGTTCTCGGTTCCGTCGATATTCTTCCGGCACGCAGATAAGAAAATTGCCCCGATGCGGGCCGGCCATCCTCCGTCTGATCGATGTGCTCGACGAGGGGGGACAAGAATGGCGGTCGCACCGAGGCAATCGAGCCCGTACCCGAGATGGGGGCGGGCCTTCTCCTTCTTGGGAAGGAGACGTTACTGGTTAGCGAATCTCAATTTGCTTCGGCTTGGCAGATTCGACTTTCGGTACCGTGATCTCCAAGACTCCGTTTTTGAACGAAGCGTCGATTTTTGAGTCGTCGACGGTTCTCGGCAAGCGAATGGAGCGGTAGAAAGAGCCGAAGGTGCGTTCCGTCCGGATCACGCTAGCATCTTCGGTTTTCTTTTCGGCTTTACGTTGTCCGTTGATGATCAGCCGATTGTCTTCGAGGCGGACATTAATCTCGTTTTTCGTCATGCCGGGCAAGTCCGCCCGTATCATGTAGTCATTTTCCGTTTCCATCATGTCCACCCGTGGGGCCCAGACGGCGGCCCCTGCTTCGTCCGTATCCTGGCGTGAGGAAACAAAAAGGTCGTCGAACATGCGGTTGACTTCATCCTGAAGGCCGCGCAAACCCTGAGCTGGGCGATATCGCGTGAGAAGATCCATTATGTTCGCATAGGTTGCGTGAAAGGAGGACCGGGTGATGACGATAGGTCATCAGCCCGTAACGACTGCGTGTAATCTACCGCGCCTCGACCGATCTGGAGAACAGATACTCGGACCGGCCGCCATCCGAAATATCGGGAGGCTGCTGTAGGAGAAATAAGACAGCCCTGCGAGACGAGTTGGCTCTGTGGTCGGATGGAGGCTCGGGACCCGTTTAGTATCGGAATCGTGCCGCGATCCGCGGTTGTTGACGGCGCTCAGCAAAGGCGGGGACGCCGTCCTCGTATGCATACGCAACCCCTCCCGTCCGGAGCGTGTGGATCAGTGCAGCGTTGAGGAGATCACCATCCCCTCTGCGGCGATCGACGCGAAGGTGCGGGACGCCATCCTCTCCGATATTTCCCCAGACGGGCGGCGCGGCAGCTGAAATAAAAAGCGTGTCGACACGCCCACTAACCGCACCCGAGAGAATGGGACTCAGGCTCGTGCTCCCCCGTTCGGCAGCGCCTCGAAATCGGTCCATGGCCTCCTCGCGTTCTCGGAGCAAGTCCGTTTGAATGAGCGGCCAGGCAGATGCATGTAGCGCCTGCGTATCCCACGCTCGATTGGTTCCTTCAGTGTATTCCCCTTCGATTTCCGTGTCGTGGAGCCTGGGATACTGGTTCACCGCCCGGTA
This genomic interval carries:
- a CDS encoding Hsp20/alpha crystallin family protein, whose protein sequence is MDLLTRYRPAQGLRGLQDEVNRMFDDLFVSSRQDTDEAGAAVWAPRVDMMETENDYMIRADLPGMTKNEINVRLEDNRLIINGQRKAEKKTEDASVIRTERTFGSFYRSIRLPRTVDDSKIDASFKNGVLEITVPKVESAKPKQIEIR